A genomic window from Qipengyuania oceanensis includes:
- a CDS encoding efflux RND transporter periplasmic adaptor subunit: MNRKRLAVAIGLSILFVVAALMLWPDNEADQIAEETSEEVELPEGLVLLGAEQIEASQIVVETVGQGSAVELVFPATVAASPTASARIDARAAGVVRSVGKTLGDYVRQGETIARIESADAAALAAQLSAARARVNELSAAYDRERRLFEANVTARQDLEAARANLQVAQSELARAQAAVSAAGVSGDGRSLAVTSPLAGRVTSAPIVLGSFVDAGEELYQVVNPSGMQVEVALPSAEASRIQPGDEATLEIADNREVGARVRSVTPSLDPESRSATAVLSLARPIPGLQPGAFLQARIRPSGEVDTGRMSVPESAVQTIDGAEVVFVRTRRGFQARPVVTGARSGGRVVIESGLEAQWRIATANAFLLKAELEKEEAEHGH; encoded by the coding sequence ATGAACCGTAAACGTCTGGCCGTTGCGATCGGCCTTTCCATTCTCTTTGTAGTCGCGGCGCTCATGCTGTGGCCCGATAACGAAGCTGACCAAATCGCCGAGGAGACGAGTGAGGAGGTCGAGCTTCCCGAAGGCCTTGTCCTGCTTGGCGCCGAACAAATTGAAGCGTCCCAGATAGTGGTCGAAACCGTCGGCCAGGGATCGGCGGTCGAGCTGGTCTTCCCGGCCACCGTCGCGGCAAGCCCGACGGCAAGTGCCCGCATCGATGCCCGCGCGGCGGGCGTGGTCCGCAGTGTCGGCAAAACGCTGGGCGATTACGTGAGGCAGGGCGAGACGATTGCCCGCATCGAGAGCGCCGACGCGGCTGCTCTCGCAGCGCAGTTGAGCGCAGCGCGCGCGAGGGTCAACGAACTGTCCGCTGCCTACGATCGGGAGCGCCGCCTGTTCGAGGCCAATGTCACCGCACGGCAGGATCTCGAGGCCGCGCGAGCAAATCTGCAGGTCGCCCAGTCGGAACTTGCGCGCGCCCAGGCGGCAGTCTCCGCGGCGGGCGTTAGCGGCGACGGGCGCTCCCTTGCGGTCACGAGCCCGCTCGCAGGCCGAGTGACCTCGGCGCCTATCGTTCTCGGCTCCTTCGTCGATGCCGGGGAAGAACTCTATCAGGTCGTGAATCCGAGCGGCATGCAGGTCGAGGTTGCCCTCCCGTCGGCTGAAGCAAGCCGCATCCAGCCTGGCGACGAGGCGACGCTGGAAATCGCGGACAACCGGGAGGTGGGTGCGCGCGTGCGGTCTGTCACTCCCTCGCTCGATCCCGAAAGCCGCAGCGCTACGGCGGTCCTGTCGCTGGCAAGACCGATCCCCGGTCTGCAACCCGGGGCCTTCCTGCAGGCACGTATCCGCCCCTCGGGTGAGGTCGATACAGGCCGCATGTCGGTGCCGGAAAGTGCCGTCCAGACAATCGATGGCGCAGAAGTGGTCTTCGTTCGCACGCGCCGCGGGTTTCAAGCCCGTCCGGTGGTCACCGGTGCGCGTTCGGGAGGACGCGTGGTCATCGAGTCCGGTCTCGAAGCGCAGTGGCGGATCGCCACCGCCAATGCCTTTTTGCTGAAGGCTGAACTCGAGAAGGAGGAGGCCGAGCATGGACACTGA
- a CDS encoding efflux RND transporter permease subunit, which yields MIGMILDVAVRFRWAMVVLTLGVAIYGVVNLLRLPIDAVPDITNVQVQINTEAPALSPSQVETQVTYPVETGLAGIEGLEMTRSISRNGFSQVTAIFEEGTDIYFARQQVNERLTPISASLPEGAEPVMGPISTGLGEVLMYTIEYEFPDGKEAPLGGAVGWQSDGSFVTERGDRLDSDVAKAAYLRTIQDWVVAPLMRSVDGVAGVDSIGGFEKQYLVQPDPARLTGYGLSFDEVIDALEAANLAEGANFVERAGEALLARVDARLGSVEDIEQAVVSTREGVPIRVGDVATVSIGGDLRTGAASLNGDEAVVGTVLMRAGENSRTVSAQAAERLEEVRSSLPEGIVAEIVYNRSSLVDATIATVEKNLVEGALLVIAILFLLLGNIRAAIIAALVIPFSMLMASIGMNRLGVSGNLMSLGALDFGLIVDGAVIIVENSVARLAARQEHEGRLLTLGERLTETRLAAQEMIKPTVYGQAIILLVFAPLLTFTGVEGKTFSPMAITVMLALASAFVLSLTFVPAMIAILLNKKLTEKEVKPIRIAKERYGPLVRKAITRPWPVIGMGVGIFAFAAFVFSFLGSEFTPQLDERDIAVQSLRIPSTSLERSLAMQRRVEDRLEQFEQVQLVFSRTGTAEVASDPMPPNASDAYVILKPREEWPDPDLAKDELVAQMESALSSLVGNLYEFSQPIELRFNELIAGVRGDVAVKIYGDDLSAMTSAANEVAGVLRNVDGAADVKVQQVTGFPTLDIAFDRPAIARYGLKVEDVAQSVAIALGGRPAGLVFEGDRRFDVVVRLSDATRDDFDQLGALPVLLPNGATIPLRSVAEFRVVDGLAEVRREQGRRLVIVSSNVRERDLGSFVEEAQERVAAQVELPAAAFIEWGGQYQNLQAAQERLQIVIPIAFAVILLLLYMAVGGWVPALAVFSAIPLALAGGIFSLALRGMPFSVSAAVGFIALSGVATLNGLVMVTAIRQRLDKGMALDDAIVAGGLARLRPVLMTALVASLGFVPMAIATGTGAEVQRPLATVVIGGLITATALTLFVLPAILKLVFSTREDDRTWRQRWWDRLRRNVTSDEQRELKDIA from the coding sequence CTGATCGGCATGATCCTCGACGTCGCCGTGCGCTTTCGCTGGGCGATGGTCGTACTGACGCTCGGTGTGGCAATCTATGGCGTGGTGAATTTGCTGCGCCTGCCCATCGATGCCGTGCCCGATATCACCAATGTACAGGTGCAGATCAACACCGAGGCACCAGCCCTGTCGCCTTCGCAAGTCGAAACGCAGGTCACCTATCCCGTTGAAACCGGGCTTGCCGGTATCGAGGGTCTGGAGATGACCCGCTCAATATCGCGCAACGGGTTCAGCCAGGTGACCGCGATTTTCGAGGAAGGGACCGACATCTATTTTGCGCGTCAGCAGGTCAACGAACGGCTGACGCCCATAAGTGCCTCCCTACCCGAGGGTGCCGAACCGGTGATGGGACCCATCTCGACCGGCTTGGGCGAAGTGCTCATGTATACCATCGAGTACGAGTTTCCTGACGGCAAGGAAGCACCGCTGGGCGGAGCGGTCGGTTGGCAGTCCGACGGGAGCTTTGTGACCGAACGTGGCGACCGGCTCGACAGCGATGTTGCCAAGGCTGCCTATCTGCGAACCATCCAGGACTGGGTGGTTGCCCCCCTCATGCGGTCGGTCGACGGTGTGGCGGGTGTCGACTCGATCGGCGGCTTCGAAAAGCAATACCTTGTCCAACCCGATCCCGCGCGATTGACCGGGTACGGTTTATCGTTCGACGAAGTGATCGATGCGCTGGAAGCGGCCAATCTCGCCGAAGGGGCCAATTTCGTCGAGCGGGCAGGCGAAGCCCTCCTCGCCCGAGTTGATGCGCGCCTCGGCAGTGTCGAGGATATCGAGCAGGCGGTCGTTTCTACACGCGAAGGAGTCCCCATTCGCGTAGGAGACGTCGCCACGGTCAGCATCGGTGGCGACCTGCGAACGGGCGCGGCGTCGCTGAACGGCGATGAAGCGGTCGTGGGCACCGTGCTCATGCGCGCGGGCGAGAACAGCCGCACCGTGTCGGCCCAGGCGGCCGAACGGCTCGAGGAAGTTCGCAGCTCCCTGCCGGAAGGAATTGTCGCGGAGATCGTCTACAACCGGTCTTCGCTGGTCGATGCGACGATCGCGACCGTCGAGAAGAATCTCGTTGAAGGCGCGCTTCTGGTGATCGCGATCCTGTTCTTGCTGCTGGGCAACATCCGGGCAGCGATCATCGCGGCGCTGGTCATTCCCTTTTCCATGCTGATGGCATCGATCGGAATGAACCGGCTCGGCGTGTCGGGCAATCTCATGAGCCTGGGTGCGCTGGACTTCGGCCTGATCGTCGATGGTGCCGTCATTATCGTCGAGAACAGTGTCGCGAGGCTCGCGGCCCGGCAGGAACACGAAGGCCGGCTTCTCACACTGGGCGAAAGGTTGACGGAAACGCGGCTTGCCGCGCAGGAAATGATCAAGCCGACTGTGTACGGGCAGGCGATCATACTTCTCGTCTTCGCACCGCTTCTGACCTTTACCGGAGTCGAAGGCAAAACCTTCTCGCCCATGGCGATCACGGTCATGCTCGCCCTCGCCTCGGCGTTCGTGTTGTCGCTGACCTTCGTCCCGGCAATGATCGCCATCCTGCTCAACAAGAAGCTGACGGAAAAGGAGGTCAAGCCGATCCGGATCGCCAAGGAGCGATACGGACCGCTGGTCCGCAAGGCGATCACCCGCCCTTGGCCGGTCATCGGCATGGGCGTCGGCATCTTCGCCTTTGCGGCCTTCGTGTTCAGCTTCCTCGGGAGCGAATTCACACCGCAATTGGACGAGCGCGACATCGCCGTGCAATCGCTGCGTATTCCTTCGACCTCGCTCGAACGTTCGCTCGCGATGCAAAGGCGGGTCGAGGACCGGCTCGAGCAGTTTGAGCAGGTCCAGCTCGTCTTTTCGCGGACGGGCACGGCAGAAGTGGCTAGTGACCCGATGCCGCCGAACGCTTCCGATGCGTATGTGATCCTCAAACCCCGTGAGGAATGGCCCGATCCCGACCTCGCCAAGGACGAGTTGGTCGCGCAAATGGAGAGCGCCCTCAGCAGTCTCGTCGGCAACCTTTACGAGTTCAGCCAACCGATCGAATTGCGGTTCAACGAATTGATCGCAGGCGTTCGCGGAGATGTTGCCGTCAAGATCTACGGAGACGATCTCAGCGCCATGACCTCAGCGGCGAACGAGGTTGCGGGCGTGCTGCGCAATGTCGACGGCGCCGCGGACGTCAAGGTCCAGCAAGTGACCGGGTTCCCCACCCTCGATATTGCCTTCGATCGGCCAGCGATTGCCCGTTACGGGCTGAAGGTCGAAGACGTTGCGCAATCGGTGGCGATCGCACTGGGCGGTCGGCCTGCGGGCCTCGTTTTCGAAGGCGATCGCCGCTTCGATGTGGTTGTGCGGTTGTCGGACGCGACCCGCGACGATTTCGACCAGTTGGGTGCTTTGCCGGTGCTGCTCCCGAACGGGGCAACCATACCGCTACGCTCGGTTGCCGAGTTCCGTGTGGTGGATGGTCTCGCGGAGGTTCGCCGGGAACAGGGACGCAGACTGGTGATCGTCTCGTCCAACGTGCGAGAACGCGACCTCGGGTCTTTTGTAGAAGAGGCCCAGGAAAGGGTTGCGGCGCAAGTCGAACTGCCCGCTGCCGCGTTTATCGAGTGGGGCGGTCAATACCAGAACCTCCAAGCTGCCCAGGAAAGACTTCAGATCGTCATTCCCATCGCGTTCGCGGTCATTCTCCTGTTGCTCTACATGGCGGTCGGGGGCTGGGTGCCGGCGCTCGCCGTATTCAGCGCGATCCCGCTGGCCCTGGCAGGCGGAATATTCTCCTTGGCCCTGCGCGGGATGCCATTCTCGGTTTCTGCGGCGGTAGGCTTTATCGCCCTGTCGGGCGTAGCGACCTTGAATGGCCTCGTGATGGTGACTGCGATCCGTCAGCGGCTCGACAAGGGCATGGCGCTCGATGACGCCATCGTGGCCGGTGGCCTGGCGCGCCTGAGGCCGGTTCTCATGACCGCGCTCGTTGCATCGCTCGGCTTCGTGCCGATGGCGATTGCGACGGGGACCGGCGCGGAAGTGCAGCGTCCTTTGGCGACAGTGGTCATCGGAGGGTTGATCACCGCTACCGCTCTGACCCTCTTCGTCTTGCCCGCAATTTTGAAGCTGGTTTTCAGTACCAGAGAAGATGACCGGACCTGGCGACAGCGCTGGTGGGATCGGCTGCGGCGCAACGTGACAAGCGATGAGCAGCGCGAGCTGAAGGACATCGCATGA
- a CDS encoding STAS/SEC14 domain-containing protein, with protein MLALKEENGLLWIRAGGRLGDEAYDRFVPQFEHIAEREAGTVPMVIELAPDFSGWNFGGLWRDLKFDIRHKDCFGRIAIIGDSEWEEWGTKLSSSLFRTEMKFFRPTQRSHAESWVQTGEDAA; from the coding sequence GTGCTGGCACTGAAGGAAGAGAACGGACTGCTCTGGATACGCGCCGGAGGCAGGCTGGGGGATGAAGCCTATGACCGCTTTGTTCCCCAATTCGAACATATCGCAGAGCGCGAGGCCGGTACCGTCCCGATGGTGATCGAGCTCGCGCCTGACTTTTCGGGTTGGAACTTCGGAGGTCTCTGGCGCGATCTCAAGTTCGACATCCGGCATAAGGATTGTTTCGGCCGGATCGCCATAATCGGCGACAGCGAATGGGAAGAGTGGGGCACGAAATTGTCATCCTCACTCTTCCGCACCGAAATGAAGTTCTTCCGGCCAACACAGCGTAGTCATGCGGAAAGCTGGGTACAAACCGGGGAGGACGCAGCATGA
- a CDS encoding TolC family protein: MPQRSSDRQQRNIRKMSAIHWRGVLLGGLFLAAQATTVAAQERELLTLEAALARAGIVDSADEPPENPRLIGPRAEADAARALVDQARLRPNPEIAFEAENIAGSGAFSGLQATEYTLSLSQRLEWGGKRGARVRAAQAEARVATLSGALSVAQLGRSVRERYVEAVAAAARLELARDIVERNRELARIAGVLVDVGREPPLRSLRAEAALAEALAELEAALAADSTARNALAALWGEATPATDVPSVFPEIEPPATLLASPSALRLQVARAEREAADAAIARERSLGIPDPAISAGVRRFEESRDQAFLVGVSIPLPLRNRNQGNIAAAEARLRAATAREAIARTDYELEVTQARGQFLAAEARVETLAETSLPQAEEALRLVRIGYRNGRFPLIEVLAAAEARDTIREALIQAQEDRGRLAATLIWLGAQ, from the coding sequence ATGCCGCAGCGCAGTTCGGATCGTCAGCAGAGGAATATTCGAAAAATGTCAGCCATTCATTGGCGAGGGGTCCTCCTTGGAGGGCTGTTCCTCGCCGCTCAAGCCACGACCGTGGCGGCGCAGGAGCGTGAGCTTCTGACGCTCGAAGCTGCGCTCGCTCGTGCGGGCATCGTCGACAGCGCAGATGAGCCCCCAGAAAATCCGCGCCTGATCGGACCGCGGGCCGAAGCCGACGCGGCGCGGGCCCTAGTCGACCAGGCGCGGCTGCGGCCCAACCCAGAAATTGCTTTCGAAGCCGAAAACATTGCCGGGAGCGGCGCGTTTTCGGGATTGCAGGCCACCGAGTATACTTTGTCCCTGAGCCAGCGGCTCGAATGGGGCGGCAAACGGGGAGCGCGCGTCCGCGCCGCCCAGGCGGAAGCGCGCGTCGCGACCCTTTCAGGAGCGCTCTCGGTTGCTCAGCTCGGGCGATCGGTGCGCGAACGCTATGTCGAAGCCGTCGCTGCGGCAGCCCGATTGGAACTCGCGCGGGACATAGTCGAGCGCAATCGCGAGCTTGCCAGGATCGCAGGCGTACTGGTCGATGTTGGGCGGGAGCCTCCTCTGCGATCGCTTCGTGCCGAAGCGGCACTTGCGGAGGCGCTCGCGGAGCTTGAAGCGGCCCTGGCTGCCGACAGTACGGCGAGGAACGCGCTCGCCGCGCTTTGGGGCGAGGCAACACCTGCTACGGACGTGCCTTCGGTGTTCCCCGAGATCGAACCTCCGGCGACGCTGCTCGCGTCACCTTCGGCCTTACGACTTCAGGTCGCCCGTGCCGAACGCGAGGCCGCGGATGCCGCGATCGCCCGGGAACGCTCTCTCGGCATTCCGGATCCGGCAATATCCGCCGGAGTCCGACGGTTCGAGGAAAGTCGAGACCAGGCGTTTCTCGTGGGGGTTTCGATCCCGCTTCCATTGCGTAATCGCAACCAGGGAAACATCGCCGCTGCCGAAGCGCGGCTTCGCGCCGCGACGGCGCGGGAAGCAATTGCCCGCACCGATTACGAACTCGAGGTCACGCAGGCCCGCGGACAATTTCTGGCAGCCGAAGCGCGGGTCGAGACCCTCGCGGAGACGTCCTTGCCCCAAGCCGAAGAAGCCTTGCGCCTCGTTCGGATTGGCTACCGCAACGGCAGGTTTCCGCTGATCGAAGTTCTGGCTGCGGCCGAAGCGCGTGACACCATCCGTGAAGCTTTGATTCAAGCTCAGGAAGATCGTGGTCGCCTGGCGGCGACACTGATCTGGCTCGGTGCACAATGA